A window from Streptomyces sp. NBC_00271 encodes these proteins:
- a CDS encoding non-ribosomal peptide synthetase, with the protein MRVQVEADREFWRGQLVAGGFTAVPRWTPQPVAGVADHETTVPEDVAGPLRGLAQDLAVPLDSVLLAAHAKVLAALSGEREIVSGYVPADGGRPLPCRLTTEPPTWRTLLLNAHRAASELLSHKDFPVDDLRRELGLTEPPFEAVFDPGGVGGDLAEDTVVWIGFSWRDGRLVLRLRYRTDVLDADCAARIAGYHVTALALIAVGPDAEHGRQGLLSAEELRFQFEGLAGPRRELPDRRMHELFEQRVREHPDAVAAVHGERRWTYRELNARANRLARALLARGLRREDVVAVVTERNLDWPAAVLAVFKAGGVYLPIEPHFPAGRIATTLTRAGCALVLTEHGSTTTLDQALESLSGIGKVLIDAAYAEDHADDDPGVPVAPDQLAYIYFTSGSTGEPKGAMCEHAGMLNHLYAKIDDLGLGKGQVVAQTAPQCFDISLWQLVSGLLVGGQTLLVEQEVILDVQRFVDKIVEGRVAVLQVVPSYLDVVVSCLRQHPRELPELRCVSVTGEALKKELTERWFAVQPGIKLVNAYGLTETSDDTNHEVMDRAPDRILLGRAVNNVRVYVVDEHLAPVPLGAPGLIVFSGVCVGRGYINDPERTRQAYLADPHRAGARLYRGGDYGRWQPGGKLEFLGRRDTQVKIRGFRIEIGEIENTLLRVPGVRDGAVVVAERADQSKHLVAFYSGPRALDGDVLPARLAESLPEYMVPSAFHWRESLPLTANSKIDRKTLQALAGELDDVQDDYDAPSTPTEHRLAAAWEKVLGIPQDRIGRRDHFFDRGGTSLSAVKLAITLDRAVSLKDVTAHPVLADLAALVDGRSERRPGLLHPLSESDDARAGALVCFPYAGGNAVNFQPLARALPPGGPAVYAVELPGHDMAADSEPFAPMTQVVEQVVDEIVRRGLTRILLWGHSSGAAPAVKTARRLQERGVDVQRVFLGAQLLGDAARRRAAIDELTELSDAEIAAQLSAAGGYTELGELDARHAEHVGAAYRHDCVSAHRCFADLLDNPPTPKLSAPVTVVVAADDPSTADHPHRYRDWELLAEQVDLHELADGGHYFPRTRPAEVAQAVLRAAELFAPS; encoded by the coding sequence ATGAGAGTGCAAGTGGAAGCCGATCGGGAGTTCTGGCGCGGTCAGCTCGTGGCCGGTGGGTTCACCGCGGTGCCGCGGTGGACGCCCCAGCCGGTGGCGGGCGTCGCCGACCACGAGACGACGGTCCCGGAGGACGTCGCGGGACCGCTGCGCGGGCTGGCGCAGGACCTGGCCGTACCGCTCGACTCGGTGCTGCTGGCCGCGCACGCCAAGGTGCTCGCCGCGCTGTCCGGTGAGCGCGAGATCGTGTCCGGCTACGTCCCCGCCGACGGCGGCCGGCCGTTGCCCTGCCGCCTGACGACCGAACCCCCGACGTGGCGGACCCTGCTGCTGAACGCCCATCGGGCCGCGTCGGAGCTGTTGTCGCACAAGGACTTCCCGGTCGACGACCTCAGGCGCGAACTGGGCCTCACCGAGCCGCCGTTCGAGGCCGTCTTCGATCCGGGCGGTGTGGGCGGCGACCTGGCCGAGGACACCGTGGTGTGGATCGGGTTCTCGTGGCGGGACGGCCGGCTCGTGCTGCGGCTGCGGTACCGGACCGACGTACTCGACGCGGACTGCGCCGCCCGGATCGCCGGTTACCACGTCACCGCGCTCGCCCTGATCGCCGTCGGCCCGGATGCCGAGCACGGACGGCAGGGCCTGCTCTCCGCCGAGGAACTCCGCTTCCAGTTCGAAGGGCTCGCCGGACCCCGCCGGGAGCTGCCCGATCGCCGGATGCACGAGTTGTTCGAACAGCGGGTGCGGGAACACCCGGACGCCGTCGCGGCCGTACACGGTGAACGGCGGTGGACCTACCGCGAACTCAACGCCCGGGCCAATCGGCTGGCACGCGCGCTGCTGGCGCGCGGGCTGCGCCGGGAGGACGTGGTCGCGGTGGTGACCGAACGCAACCTGGACTGGCCGGCCGCCGTGCTCGCGGTCTTCAAGGCCGGGGGCGTGTACCTGCCCATCGAGCCGCACTTCCCGGCCGGCCGCATCGCCACCACCCTCACGCGCGCCGGGTGTGCCCTCGTGCTGACCGAGCACGGCAGCACCACCACCCTCGACCAGGCCCTGGAGTCCCTGTCCGGGATCGGGAAGGTCCTCATCGACGCGGCCTACGCGGAGGACCACGCCGACGACGATCCGGGCGTGCCCGTCGCACCGGACCAACTCGCCTACATCTACTTCACTTCCGGCTCCACGGGTGAGCCGAAGGGCGCGATGTGCGAGCACGCGGGGATGCTCAACCACCTCTACGCCAAGATCGACGACCTGGGGCTCGGCAAGGGACAGGTGGTCGCGCAGACCGCGCCCCAGTGCTTCGACATCTCGCTGTGGCAACTGGTGTCCGGGCTCCTGGTCGGCGGGCAGACCCTGCTGGTGGAGCAGGAGGTGATCCTGGACGTCCAGCGGTTCGTCGACAAGATCGTCGAGGGCCGGGTCGCCGTGCTCCAGGTCGTGCCCTCGTACCTGGACGTCGTCGTGTCCTGTCTGCGGCAGCACCCCCGTGAGCTGCCGGAACTGCGATGTGTGTCGGTCACCGGCGAGGCGTTGAAGAAGGAGCTCACGGAGCGCTGGTTCGCCGTCCAGCCCGGGATCAAGCTGGTCAACGCCTACGGGCTGACCGAGACCTCGGACGACACCAACCACGAGGTCATGGACCGGGCGCCGGACCGCATCCTGCTCGGCCGCGCGGTCAACAACGTGCGCGTCTACGTCGTCGACGAACACCTCGCCCCGGTGCCACTCGGTGCCCCCGGTCTGATCGTGTTCTCCGGCGTCTGCGTCGGCCGCGGCTACATCAACGACCCCGAGCGCACCCGGCAGGCCTATCTGGCCGATCCACACCGTGCGGGCGCCCGGCTCTACCGGGGCGGCGACTACGGCCGCTGGCAGCCCGGGGGCAAGCTGGAGTTCCTCGGCCGCCGGGACACCCAGGTCAAGATCCGTGGCTTCCGGATCGAGATCGGCGAGATCGAGAACACCCTGCTGCGGGTGCCGGGAGTGCGCGACGGCGCGGTGGTCGTCGCCGAGCGGGCCGATCAGAGCAAGCACCTGGTGGCGTTCTACTCGGGCCCGCGGGCCCTCGACGGCGACGTCCTGCCGGCCCGGCTCGCCGAGTCGCTGCCCGAGTACATGGTCCCGTCGGCCTTCCACTGGCGCGAAAGCCTGCCGCTGACCGCCAACAGCAAGATCGACAGGAAGACCCTGCAGGCGCTCGCCGGAGAACTCGACGACGTCCAGGACGACTACGACGCGCCGAGCACACCGACCGAACACCGGCTGGCGGCCGCGTGGGAGAAGGTCCTCGGCATCCCACAGGACCGGATCGGACGCCGCGACCACTTCTTCGACCGCGGCGGCACCTCCCTCTCGGCGGTGAAGCTCGCCATCACCCTGGACCGCGCCGTGTCCCTCAAAGACGTCACCGCACACCCGGTCCTCGCCGACCTGGCCGCGCTGGTCGACGGCAGGTCCGAGCGGCGCCCCGGGCTGCTGCACCCGCTGTCGGAATCGGACGATGCGCGGGCCGGGGCCCTGGTGTGCTTCCCGTACGCCGGCGGCAACGCGGTGAACTTCCAGCCGCTGGCCAGGGCGCTACCACCCGGTGGGCCCGCCGTCTACGCCGTCGAGCTGCCCGGTCACGACATGGCCGCCGACAGCGAACCGTTCGCACCGATGACACAGGTGGTCGAACAGGTCGTCGACGAGATCGTCCGCCGCGGACTGACCCGGATCCTGCTGTGGGGCCACTCCTCCGGCGCCGCGCCGGCCGTGAAGACGGCCAGAAGGCTCCAGGAGCGCGGGGTGGACGTCCAGCGGGTGTTCCTCGGCGCGCAACTGCTCGGCGACGCCGCCCGCCGACGTGCCGCCATCGACGAGCTGACGGAACTGAGCGACGCCGAGATCGCCGCGCAGCTGAGCGCGGCCGGCGGGTACACCGAACTCGGCGAGCTGGACGCACGGCACGCCGAGCACGTGGGTGCCGCCTACCGGCACGACTGCGTGTCCGCACACCGCTGTTTCGCCGACCTCCTGGACAACCCGCCGACACCGAAGCTGTCCGCTCCGGTCACCGTGGTCGTCGCCGCTGACGACCCGAGCACGGCGGACCACCCGCACCGCTATCGCGACTGGGAGCTCCTGGCCGAACAGGTCGACCTGCACGAGCTCGCCGACGGCGGCCACTACTTCCCCCGCACCCGTCCGGCCGAAGTGGCACAGGCCGTTCTGCGCGCCGCCGAACTGTTCGCTCCTTCCTGA
- a CDS encoding peptidoglycan recognition family protein, which yields MTASAALLMPLLAGPAACAGGTSADRQLQNVFTNAANEYHVPRSVLLGVSYLQSRWDARPGTPSVVGGYGPMHLVDARQAKGNSPTTAPSQSHRGGAEPPAAAAGPSASPGAGSPGGHSAQPADLRRAAGLIGAPVARLRTDAAANVRGGAALLAETQRQLGKPLSANPADWWEAVARFPGTGDTASAAEYANNVFALIRKGAHRTTDSGQQVTLPASPGVHPRTSHPEAARRPKEVECPAGLTCDWLAAPYVEYNDNGDYGNHDLADRPRDQKIEYIVIHDTEADLPSMRQTVQDPTEASWHYSIRSKDGHVTQHIRTKDVAWHSGNQFVNARSIGIEHEGFLRKPDAWYTEQMYQASAKLVRYLAKKYDIPLDRQHIFGHDNVASPTASSIPDMHDDPGPFWDWRHYFDLLGAPLRATAGPDSDLVTVLPDFGTHKPVFTGCTKSGVKCAPHGSSAVRLHTEPDEHAPLIQDPGRRPDGEDSTEDVNDLGSRVSAGQTYAVAGRRGDWTAIWYLGHKAWFKNPKNHPTAVGASGRFVTPKEGLSEIPVFGRALPEEEAYPEGVEQQSESPLPYSLLAGQRYVAQSRPVGSYIDRSTFSDTPSLVVTGREEYYEIQFGHRIAYVRASDVDLVRVPGTEKAPSGHAAPPAGQ from the coding sequence ATGACCGCCTCCGCGGCGCTCCTGATGCCGCTGCTGGCCGGCCCGGCGGCGTGCGCCGGAGGGACATCGGCCGACCGCCAGCTTCAGAACGTCTTCACGAACGCCGCGAACGAATACCACGTGCCGCGCAGTGTGCTTCTGGGCGTGTCCTATCTGCAGTCGCGATGGGACGCCCGGCCGGGCACCCCGAGCGTCGTCGGCGGCTACGGGCCGATGCACCTGGTCGACGCCCGCCAGGCCAAGGGCAACTCCCCGACAACGGCTCCGTCGCAGTCGCACCGCGGAGGTGCCGAGCCGCCCGCGGCCGCGGCGGGGCCCTCGGCCTCGCCCGGGGCGGGCTCCCCGGGCGGACACTCCGCGCAGCCCGCGGACCTGCGCCGGGCCGCAGGCCTGATCGGAGCCCCGGTGGCGCGACTGCGCACCGATGCCGCCGCCAACGTACGCGGAGGTGCGGCGCTTCTCGCGGAGACACAACGACAGCTCGGCAAGCCGCTCAGCGCCAACCCGGCGGACTGGTGGGAGGCGGTGGCACGCTTCCCGGGGACGGGCGACACCGCGTCGGCGGCGGAGTACGCGAACAACGTCTTCGCGCTGATCCGCAAGGGCGCGCACCGCACCACCGACTCCGGACAGCAGGTCACCCTCCCCGCCAGCCCGGGCGTACACCCCCGCACCTCTCACCCCGAGGCGGCACGGCGGCCCAAGGAGGTCGAGTGTCCCGCGGGGCTGACCTGCGACTGGCTCGCCGCGCCGTACGTCGAGTACAACGACAACGGCGACTACGGCAATCACGACCTGGCCGACCGGCCCAGGGACCAGAAGATCGAGTACATCGTCATCCACGACACGGAGGCGGACCTGCCGTCCATGCGTCAGACCGTGCAGGATCCGACGGAGGCGTCCTGGCACTACTCGATCCGCTCCAAGGACGGCCATGTCACCCAGCACATCAGGACCAAGGACGTGGCCTGGCACTCCGGGAACCAGTTCGTGAACGCCCGTTCGATCGGCATCGAGCACGAGGGGTTCCTCAGAAAGCCCGACGCCTGGTACACGGAGCAGATGTACCAGGCCTCGGCCAAACTGGTGCGTTACCTGGCGAAGAAGTACGACATCCCGCTCGACCGTCAGCACATCTTCGGGCATGACAACGTCGCGTCGCCGACCGCCTCGAGCATCCCCGACATGCACGACGACCCCGGCCCCTTCTGGGACTGGCGGCACTACTTCGACCTCCTCGGCGCGCCCCTGCGTGCCACGGCCGGGCCCGACAGCGACCTGGTGACCGTGCTGCCGGACTTCGGCACGCACAAGCCGGTGTTCACGGGGTGCACCAAGAGCGGTGTGAAGTGCGCGCCGCACGGCTCCAGCGCCGTCCGCCTGCACACCGAGCCGGACGAGCACGCGCCACTGATCCAGGACCCGGGCCGGCGCCCCGACGGCGAGGACTCCACGGAGGACGTCAACGACCTGGGGTCGCGGGTCTCCGCCGGCCAGACCTACGCGGTCGCCGGACGCAGAGGCGACTGGACGGCGATCTGGTACCTGGGCCACAAGGCGTGGTTCAAGAACCCGAAGAACCATCCGACGGCCGTCGGCGCGAGCGGCCGGTTCGTGACTCCGAAGGAGGGCTTGAGCGAGATCCCGGTGTTCGGGCGTGCCCTGCCGGAGGAGGAGGCCTACCCGGAGGGAGTGGAACAGCAGTCCGAGTCCCCACTCCCGTACAGCCTCCTCGCGGGCCAGCGGTACGTGGCCCAGTCCCGGCCCGTCGGTTCCTACATCGACAGGTCGACCTTCAGCGACACACCGAGCCTGGTGGTGACGGGGCGCGAGGAGTACTACGAGATCCAGTTCGGCCACCGGATCGCCTACGTCCGCGCGAGCGACGTGGACCTGGTGCGTGTACCCGGCACGGAGAAGGCGCCGTCGGGGCACGCGGCGCCCCCTGCCGGGCAGTAA
- a CDS encoding M1 family aminopeptidase, giving the protein MEIHDPRQPSQFHGLRGLRGLRGLPGLRGLPRPRTRRTALLLTLTGAVGIGGAVVLVGALPHGDHPSPARPGTLATTAPAGSPGAAPSPGAPGIGDPLLPLDGNGGYTVSRYTLAFDWRAPRTRFEASTTISASATQALSRFDLDFAGNTLHSVTVDDVPAGTTRDGDELVVTPAKPIPQGSAFTVRVTYTADPTQRRHRGDAIGDYGWVPTPDGTVLYPQPDGAKMIFPANDHPSLRAPVTFLITTPPGVSAVANGRLVERAPRPDGRVLWTYDSEQPVAAQLVQMAIGKFTFVESTGPHGLPVRDAVPGDLVNGTKAYRSLTPEHLAWLEQRLGPYPFRRYGVLVGDTDLPVALESQSLSLVPKGDLQGDRVDAERDLVHELTHQWTGDSVAIRRWSDLWLSEGHARFYERLYSEAHGGDSIESAMRAAYEQHDQWRHDEGAPAEPRTEAALFKQVRYDGSALVLYALREKVGEGTFEKIERSWVTKYQGRVAGTQDFVALASEAAGEDLKPFLTPWLYGDRTPPMPGHPDW; this is encoded by the coding sequence ATGGAGATCCACGACCCCCGGCAGCCGAGTCAGTTCCATGGCCTGCGCGGCCTCCGTGGCCTCCGTGGTCTCCCGGGCCTCCGTGGTCTCCCACGCCCCCGTACCCGCCGTACCGCCCTCCTCCTCACCCTCACCGGCGCCGTCGGGATCGGCGGTGCCGTCGTCCTCGTCGGCGCCCTCCCCCACGGAGACCACCCCTCCCCCGCCCGCCCAGGAACCCTCGCCACCACCGCCCCCGCCGGATCACCCGGCGCGGCCCCCTCCCCCGGTGCCCCGGGTATCGGCGACCCGCTTCTGCCGCTCGACGGCAACGGGGGGTACACGGTCAGCCGCTACACGCTCGCCTTCGACTGGCGGGCGCCCAGGACGCGCTTCGAAGCCAGTACGACCATCAGCGCGAGCGCCACGCAGGCCCTGTCCCGCTTCGACCTCGACTTCGCGGGCAACACGCTGCACTCGGTCACCGTGGACGACGTACCGGCGGGGACCACGCGCGACGGTGACGAGCTCGTCGTCACGCCCGCGAAGCCGATCCCCCAGGGCAGCGCGTTCACCGTGCGGGTCACCTACACCGCCGACCCGACACAGCGAAGGCACCGCGGCGACGCGATCGGAGACTACGGCTGGGTGCCCACGCCCGACGGCACCGTGCTCTATCCGCAGCCCGACGGCGCCAAGATGATCTTCCCGGCGAACGACCATCCGAGCCTGCGGGCGCCGGTCACCTTCCTCATCACCACTCCACCGGGTGTCAGCGCGGTGGCCAACGGGCGGCTCGTCGAGCGCGCCCCGCGGCCCGACGGACGGGTCCTGTGGACGTACGACTCCGAGCAGCCGGTCGCGGCGCAACTGGTGCAGATGGCGATCGGGAAGTTCACGTTCGTCGAGAGCACCGGTCCGCACGGGCTGCCCGTCCGGGACGCGGTCCCCGGTGACCTGGTCAACGGGACCAAGGCCTATCGCTCGCTCACGCCCGAACACCTGGCCTGGCTGGAACAACGGCTCGGCCCGTACCCCTTTCGCCGTTACGGCGTGCTGGTCGGGGACACCGACCTGCCGGTGGCGCTGGAGTCGCAGTCGCTGTCCCTTGTGCCGAAGGGCGACCTGCAGGGTGACCGGGTCGACGCCGAGCGCGACCTCGTACACGAGCTGACCCATCAGTGGACCGGCGACAGCGTGGCCATCCGGCGGTGGTCCGACCTGTGGCTGAGCGAGGGGCACGCCCGTTTCTACGAGCGTCTCTACTCCGAGGCGCACGGCGGCGACAGCATCGAGTCCGCGATGCGGGCGGCGTACGAGCAGCACGACCAGTGGCGTCACGACGAAGGGGCGCCCGCCGAACCCCGCACCGAGGCAGCCCTGTTCAAGCAGGTGCGGTACGACGGCTCGGCGCTGGTGCTCTACGCCCTCCGGGAGAAGGTCGGCGAGGGGACCTTCGAGAAGATCGAGCGGTCCTGGGTGACGAAGTACCAGGGGCGGGTGGCCGGTACCCAGGACTTCGTCGCGCTCGCGTCCGAGGCGGCGGGCGAGGACCTGAAGCCGTTCCTGACGCCGTGGCTGTACGGGGACCGCACCCCGCCCATGCCGGGACACCCCGACTGGTAG
- a CDS encoding Pls/PosA family non-ribosomal peptide synthetase, with protein MEEKSVEVLTPGPGESTLDKRGYTGPNSGIEKELADVLAVVIDVEQVSVESHFFNDLGANSLVMAQFCARIRKRPDLPSASMKDIYRHPTIRSLATGLADAEPLLTESSVPAPATVVTRAGTARYVLCGALQFLFFMGYSFLAGIAADRGYGWVSAGSNAIGIYLRSLVFGSIGFVALCTFPIAAKWILVGRWKPREFPIWGLTYLRFWTVKALIHANPMIFFVGNPLYVLYLRALGARIGKGVTILSRQTPACPDLLTIGAGTVIRKDSFFHCYRAHAGRIQTGRVTLGRDVFIGEKTVLDIDTSMGDGAQLGHTSTLYSGQMVPGGQQWHGSPAQPTEHDYVRIESAACGALRRFGFGFVTLLQVFFVYVPLMVGGAYMLIDLVPALHNRLGPGSVGFTSPGLYADALALSFVLFFGFVVFGLAVLFTVPRLLNLVIQPDKVYPLYGFHYSTFRAIGRMTNIKFFKWLLGDSSYIVYYLRGLGYDLSRIEQTGSNFGTEVQHESPYLCSVGSGTMVADGLSIVNADYSSSSFRVSKASIGPRNFIGNNIAYPSGARTGENCLLATKVMIPLEGEVREGVGLLGSPCFEIPRTVERDSRFDHLRSGEEFRRSLAAKNRYNIRSMLLLLTVRWIYFFVLTVVALADVDLYDSYGHVLIAAFLVFSLAFTPFYFVLVERCIAAFRGLQPQLCSIYEPYFWWHERLWKVPENYLNIFNGTPFKSLIWRMLGVRIGSRVFDDGCHLTERMLTTIGSDCTLNAGSKIQCHSQEDGTFKSDRSTIGAGSTLGVGAHVHYGVTMGDGAELAPDSFLMKGEEVPERARWGGNPAAETREAPYQPAALAYEAQRDRSGLQAQSNGKMR; from the coding sequence ATGGAGGAGAAGTCCGTCGAAGTCCTGACGCCTGGTCCGGGTGAATCCACACTCGACAAGCGTGGGTACACAGGACCGAACAGCGGCATCGAGAAGGAACTCGCCGACGTGTTGGCCGTCGTCATCGACGTCGAACAAGTATCGGTCGAGAGTCACTTCTTCAACGACCTCGGCGCCAACTCATTGGTGATGGCCCAATTCTGCGCACGGATCAGGAAGCGGCCGGATCTCCCCTCGGCGTCGATGAAGGACATCTACCGGCACCCGACGATCCGAAGCCTGGCGACGGGTCTCGCGGACGCCGAACCGCTTCTGACCGAATCGTCGGTTCCGGCGCCGGCCACGGTGGTGACACGGGCCGGGACGGCGCGGTACGTCCTCTGCGGAGCACTTCAGTTCCTGTTCTTCATGGGATATTCATTCCTCGCCGGAATTGCCGCCGACCGGGGCTACGGATGGGTTTCCGCAGGCTCGAACGCGATCGGAATCTACCTGCGATCGCTCGTCTTCGGCTCCATCGGTTTCGTCGCTCTGTGCACTTTCCCGATCGCGGCCAAATGGATTCTCGTCGGCCGGTGGAAACCGCGTGAATTCCCGATCTGGGGACTGACATATCTGCGCTTCTGGACGGTCAAGGCGCTGATCCACGCCAACCCGATGATCTTCTTCGTCGGCAATCCCCTGTACGTGCTGTACCTGCGCGCCCTGGGCGCCCGGATCGGCAAGGGGGTCACGATCCTCTCCCGCCAGACTCCGGCCTGCCCCGACCTGCTCACAATCGGCGCCGGAACGGTGATCCGCAAGGACTCGTTCTTCCACTGCTACCGGGCGCACGCCGGGCGTATCCAGACCGGCCGGGTCACCCTGGGCCGGGACGTGTTCATCGGCGAGAAGACCGTGCTCGACATCGACACGTCGATGGGCGACGGGGCTCAGCTCGGCCACACGTCCACGCTGTACAGCGGCCAGATGGTCCCGGGCGGCCAGCAGTGGCACGGATCCCCGGCACAGCCCACCGAGCACGACTACGTGCGGATCGAGTCGGCCGCGTGCGGCGCACTGCGCCGGTTCGGCTTCGGTTTCGTCACCCTGCTGCAGGTGTTCTTCGTCTACGTGCCGCTGATGGTCGGGGGCGCGTACATGCTGATCGACCTGGTTCCGGCGTTGCACAACCGGCTGGGCCCGGGTTCGGTGGGGTTCACCTCACCGGGTCTCTACGCCGACGCGCTGGCCCTGTCCTTCGTGCTGTTCTTCGGCTTCGTCGTCTTCGGCCTGGCCGTGCTGTTCACCGTTCCGCGCCTGCTGAACCTGGTCATCCAGCCGGACAAGGTCTATCCGCTGTACGGCTTCCACTACTCGACGTTCCGCGCGATCGGGCGCATGACCAACATCAAGTTCTTCAAATGGCTGCTCGGTGACAGCTCCTACATCGTCTACTATCTGCGCGGCCTCGGATACGACTTGTCCCGGATCGAACAGACCGGGTCGAACTTCGGCACGGAAGTGCAGCACGAGAGCCCGTATCTGTGCTCGGTCGGCAGCGGCACGATGGTCGCCGACGGGCTCTCCATCGTCAACGCGGACTATTCGAGCTCCTCTTTCCGGGTGTCCAAGGCCTCGATCGGACCGCGCAACTTCATCGGGAACAACATCGCCTATCCGTCGGGGGCCAGGACGGGCGAGAACTGCCTCCTCGCGACGAAGGTGATGATTCCGCTCGAAGGCGAAGTGCGCGAAGGCGTGGGCCTGTTGGGCTCGCCGTGTTTCGAGATTCCCCGGACGGTCGAGCGCGACTCACGGTTCGACCATCTCCGCAGCGGCGAGGAGTTCCGTCGCAGTCTCGCCGCGAAGAATCGTTACAACATCCGCTCGATGCTCCTGCTCCTGACGGTGCGGTGGATCTACTTCTTCGTCCTCACGGTGGTCGCTCTCGCCGATGTCGATCTGTACGACTCCTACGGGCATGTACTGATCGCCGCGTTCCTCGTGTTCAGCCTTGCTTTCACGCCGTTCTACTTCGTGCTGGTGGAGCGCTGCATCGCCGCATTCCGCGGGCTACAACCGCAGTTGTGTTCCATCTACGAACCGTACTTCTGGTGGCACGAGCGCCTCTGGAAGGTTCCCGAGAACTACCTCAACATCTTCAACGGGACCCCTTTCAAGAGCCTGATCTGGCGGATGCTGGGCGTTCGGATCGGCAGCAGGGTCTTCGACGACGGCTGCCACCTGACGGAGCGGATGCTCACCACCATCGGGAGCGACTGCACGCTCAATGCGGGAAGCAAGATCCAGTGCCATTCGCAGGAGGACGGCACCTTCAAGTCCGACCGCAGCACGATCGGCGCCGGCTCCACGCTCGGTGTCGGCGCCCACGTCCACTACGGCGTGACGATGGGCGACGGCGCGGAACTCGCCCCCGACTCCTTCCTCATGAAGGGCGAGGAAGTCCCGGAGCGCGCCCGGTGGGGCGGAAATCCGGCGGCCGAAACGCGCGAGGCCCCCTATCAGCCTGCCGCACTGGCGTACGAGGCACAGCGTGACCGCTCCGGCCTGCAGGCCCAGTCAAACGGGAAGATGCGATGA